The bacterium genome window below encodes:
- the aroF gene encoding 3-deoxy-7-phosphoheptulonate synthase translates to MIIVMKQGAAEKDIQKVISLIEKLGYKAHLSRGVERTIIGVIGHQDKSPIQSFASLESVESVIPILKPFKLTSREMQHEPTIVDVDGVKIGANRLAIIAGPCSVESEKQIVAIARAVKEAGAQILRGGAYKPRTSPYAFQGLEEEGLKLLARAKEETGLKIVTEIVAIGDTDLLVQYSDMIQIGARNCQNFALLKAVGQTGKPILFKRGPATTVKEFLQAAEYIMTEGNHNVVLCERGIRTFEDSTRNTIDLGSMALMKLWSHLPVIADPSHGTGVRDLVIPMSRAAIAAGADGLIIEVHTHPEEAFSDGPQSLKPEDFRKGLEEVKKIAAAMGRTM, encoded by the coding sequence ATGATTATCGTCATGAAACAGGGTGCTGCCGAGAAAGATATACAGAAGGTAATTTCGCTCATCGAAAAGCTCGGCTACAAGGCTCACCTGAGCAGGGGAGTCGAGCGCACCATTATCGGTGTCATCGGCCACCAGGACAAAAGCCCCATCCAGTCCTTCGCCTCGCTCGAAAGCGTCGAATCGGTCATACCAATCCTCAAACCGTTCAAGCTCACAAGCCGTGAGATGCAGCACGAACCGACCATCGTCGATGTGGACGGTGTCAAAATCGGCGCGAACCGCCTTGCCATTATTGCGGGACCCTGCTCGGTGGAGTCGGAAAAGCAGATCGTCGCCATCGCCCGCGCTGTGAAGGAAGCCGGTGCGCAGATACTCCGCGGGGGCGCTTACAAGCCACGGACATCGCCCTATGCCTTCCAGGGACTCGAGGAGGAGGGGCTGAAGCTGCTCGCACGGGCGAAAGAGGAGACCGGCCTGAAAATCGTCACCGAGATCGTCGCCATCGGTGATACCGACCTTCTCGTGCAATATTCGGACATGATCCAGATCGGCGCCCGGAACTGCCAGAACTTCGCGCTCCTCAAAGCGGTGGGGCAGACCGGCAAGCCGATACTGTTCAAGCGCGGTCCCGCCACGACGGTCAAGGAATTTCTTCAGGCCGCCGAGTACATCATGACCGAGGGCAACCATAACGTCGTGCTCTGCGAGCGGGGCATCCGGACATTCGAGGATTCGACCCGCAATACGATAGATCTCGGCTCGATGGCGCTCATGAAGCTGTGGTCGCACCTCCCGGTGATTGCCGACCCGAGCCACGGCACCGGTGTCCGCGATCTGGTGATTCCCATGTCACGGGCGGCGATAGCTGCCGGCGCGGACGGGCTCATTATCGAGGTGCACACCCACCCCGAGGAGGCGTTTTCGGACGGCCCCCAGTCGCTCAAGCCGGAGGATTTCAGGAAAGGCCTCGAAGAGGTGAAAAAGATCGCCGCGGCGATGGGAAGAACGATGTAA
- a CDS encoding carboxypeptidase-like regulatory domain-containing protein, with translation MKHTLAFLVLGAAFLLSGCLMDDSGNDSGPDTYSVSGKILYESGSGIEGVLVTISGRTSDSGGSDIINVTVASDYRGNYVFKNIRNGSYTVTPAKGGFTFTPGSREATVNGMNVSVASITGYIKPETNGGGDNSGVYTVYGRIVDTGGNGMPDITVGLAGDTLSLSTVTDGNGAFSFRGIPNGTYTLSPGSEGFVFSPPFVKIIVRGNDVTIYNFIGRETEGGQGSGFAGSHTYYPMSSNAIWTIRAHETDLLDGYTYDYQFSRIVNGTKVINNIEYWMIVNDDDEFDSFVRIDSNTVYTFADFVNFGDLGVSTGKSAGLFPTLTKAASGNEPDPHVDELPLLRLDVNPGTTYDIMSWSNSEYGANFTLTWLGTYDGEEDITVTAGTFSGCRKYEIAYYAAAVGGGSTQIEITRTMLWLAPNVGIVKKSVEKSDSYKTTWKLEEELIGYSIP, from the coding sequence ATGAAACACACGCTCGCATTCCTCGTTCTCGGAGCGGCGTTCCTGCTCTCCGGATGCCTCATGGACGACAGCGGTAACGACAGCGGCCCCGACACCTATTCTGTCTCCGGAAAAATCCTCTATGAATCGGGTTCCGGAATCGAAGGGGTGCTCGTAACCATCTCCGGCAGAACATCGGATTCCGGGGGCAGCGATATCATAAATGTAACGGTCGCTTCCGATTACCGCGGCAATTATGTCTTCAAGAACATACGGAACGGCTCCTACACGGTGACTCCCGCAAAGGGCGGTTTTACCTTCACTCCCGGCTCCCGCGAGGCGACGGTCAACGGTATGAATGTGAGCGTCGCGAGCATTACGGGATACATCAAGCCCGAAACCAACGGCGGCGGGGACAATTCCGGCGTGTACACCGTGTACGGCAGAATAGTCGACACCGGCGGAAACGGGATGCCCGACATCACGGTCGGTCTTGCGGGTGACACGCTCAGCCTCAGCACAGTCACCGACGGCAATGGGGCGTTTTCTTTCCGCGGAATCCCGAACGGCACCTATACGCTCTCTCCCGGCAGCGAAGGATTTGTCTTCTCTCCGCCCTTTGTGAAGATAATCGTCCGGGGAAACGATGTCACCATCTACAACTTTATCGGCAGGGAGACAGAAGGCGGACAGGGCAGCGGTTTCGCCGGGTCGCACACATACTACCCCATGAGCTCGAACGCAATCTGGACAATCCGGGCGCATGAAACCGATTTGCTCGATGGTTATACGTACGATTATCAGTTCTCGCGCATTGTGAATGGAACGAAAGTTATCAATAACATCGAATACTGGATGATTGTCAACGATGACGACGAATTTGACTCGTTCGTCCGCATCGATTCCAATACGGTCTACACCTTCGCCGATTTTGTCAATTTCGGCGATCTCGGCGTATCCACCGGCAAATCCGCGGGGCTGTTCCCCACCCTCACGAAAGCGGCATCCGGAAACGAACCCGACCCGCATGTCGACGAGCTTCCTCTCCTGCGGCTCGATGTCAACCCCGGAACGACCTACGACATCATGTCCTGGTCAAACTCCGAGTACGGCGCCAACTTTACGCTCACCTGGCTCGGTACTTACGACGGCGAGGAAGATATTACGGTCACCGCCGGCACATTCTCGGGATGCAGGAAGTACGAGATCGCCTACTACGCGGCGGCGGTCGGCGGCGGAAGCACGCAGATAGAGATCACCAGAACCATGCTCTGGTTGGCTCCGAATGTCGGAATTGTGAAAAAATCGGTCGAAAAATCGGACAGCTACAAGACCACCTGGAAACTCGAGGAAGAGCTTATCGGGTACTCGATACCTTAA